Genomic DNA from Erythrobacter aureus:
ACCGGAGCTGGGAAATGCTGCGCTGTTTCCAGCCGGGCCAGCCCTACCACGATCTCGACGACTGGCATTTCGCGCAGATGGCCGCGCCGCTTGGCGGGAAGGGCGTGCGGGTGACAACTCGCTCGCAATTGAAGCAGGCACTCGAGGCAGCGCGGGAGGATTCCGGGAGCTTCCAACTGATCGAAGTCATGCTTCCACGCGGAAAGACGTCGAACTCGCTGGAGAGATACTCCTCTGCCTTGCGCCAGATATCGGTGCTCAAGGACGAATGACGCGGACCGGGTGTGCGTTCCGGGATGATCCCGTTTGCAGTTTCTCCGGGGGCGTCAGACTCAGGGGTAGATCAGGAACCGTCGCCAGCGATCCGCGCCAATCCTTTCGAACCCCACCCGATCATGGAGACGGCCCGAACGGTTGGTCCAGAATTCCATCCGGTCGGGCGTCAGCCTGAAACCCGACCAGAAGGGCGGTCGGTGAACCTCTCCCGCAGCAAAGCGGGCTGCCGTTCGCGCTATCCGGCCCGCCAGTTCGGTACGGCTTACGAGTTCTTCCGACTGGCGCGAGGCCCAGGCCCCGATCCTGCTATCGATCGGGCGCGTGGCGAAATAGCTGTCCGCCTCGCTGTCGCCGACGTGGCTCACCGGCCCCTCGATCCGCA
This window encodes:
- the pdxH gene encoding pyridoxamine 5'-phosphate oxidase — encoded protein: MAKDAADPFATFVAWYREAQGHADIPDASAVNLATASPGGAPSNRMVLIKEFGPAGFVFYTNLSSRKAEELKANPLASLCFYWAPLGRQVRIEGPVSHVGDSEADSYFATRPIDSRIGAWASRQSEELVSRTELAGRIARTAARFAAGEVHRPPFWSGFRLTPDRMEFWTNRSGRLHDRVGFERIGADRWRRFLIYP